In Sus scrofa isolate TJ Tabasco breed Duroc chromosome 12, Sscrofa11.1, whole genome shotgun sequence, the DNA window cccctctagtttttatatagtagtgtgtctgtgttcatcccaaactcctatccctcccccaccgcatgtcccctctggtaaccacaagtttgattTTTAATGTCAGTCTATTTCCGTCTTGTGAATaaattcacttgtatcattttaaaattagatttcacGTATATGTGGTATCATGATACTTCTCTTCCTCcgtctgacttcacttggcatgataatctctaggtccatccatattgctgcaaatggcatcatttcattctttgctATGGCTAGCTAATactccattgtttatatgtaccacatcttttccACTTTCAgagtcaatttatttattttttatttacttttggctgcacccacagcacatgcaggttctggggccagggaccaaacccactccacagcagtgacctcagccacagcagtgacaatgccagatgcttactggctgagccacatgggaactctttttttggtaccgcaacttctttatccattcctctgtcgatggacatttaggttgcttccatgtcttggctgttgtaaatagtgctacagtgaacattggggtctgtgtatctttttgaattatggttttctccagaataattatattttttttaaccaaaaaaaaattttcccctagacaaataagcaaaaaaaaaaaggaagaaagaagataaCTACTCTTAACATTTTAGAGTATCTCTCTCCAGTCTTTtatcaaaaaagatacataattaaatatgtatttttttctcatggtccATTGTAACAATTCCATCCTCTGACATCAGAGCAAAAGAAACAGTTGCCTATTGCTAACTACTTAGATGATTTCATTGTTGCCAGCAGCACTGGCTGAATGTGTTCTGATGACAGCCACAGTCCTTCCCACCTCCACAGTTACTTCTTTAATTGCTGAAGATGGGCTTGCTCTTTCAAGAACAGTGGAagagtttttgtttggttggggtttgtttggtttttttttttgcttttgctctttagggccacatctgcagcgtatggaagttcccaggctaagagtctaatcctagcccggatccttaacgcactgagcaaggccagggatggaacctgtgtcctcatggatattagttgggtttgtcactactgagccacagtgggaactccatgaataggGGAGGTTTTTTAGATACCTTCTGGTACATTATTGTCCAGAAATGTGCTAGTTACATTCTGCCATTAAATAACTGATTGTGTTTTTTCCCCCTGCGCTATAATAGTTAACActgtgaagttttaaaattatttgccaaTTAGataacaaaatgttttatttggattCTAATTTCTTTGTCAGGTTGAATATGCTTTCATGTGTTCATTGACCATTCCAGTTCCTCCTTTTCTGGATCACAGCTTcgtgccttttgcctttttttttctgggatgtGCATCTTTTTCCTATTGatgtttaaagtttattttaaaatgttatggaCTTTCtgttatgtgcatttttaaaaaatgtttcccactttgttgtttattctttaattttgattgtaatttgggggggggttgtctagGAGTTTTTCACTTTGTATAATTAACCCAGCAAAGttatttcttcatcattttttgtttttttaaaaaaattaactcttgggagttctctggtggtgcagcaggttatggtcctgtgttttcactgcagcggcttaggtTGCTGAagtggcacagattcgatccctgacctgggaacttctgtatgccacaggcatggccaaaaaaaccaaacaaacaagaaaataaactctttatttccccttctcctGACAGCCTTGGTGGgacattttcactttattttttaattcagttttttttttaatttttttattttaattttgcccACATTGTGCTGCAGCTttgattgaacctgggctgcagcagtgaaagtggtgagtcctaaccattagacaACTACGGAAATCCCTCTTTATAGTTTTTCTCTTGGTgccaggttaaaaaaaacaaaaacaaaaacaaaactttacggagttcccatcgtggctcagtggttcacgaatccaacgaggaaccatgaggctgtgggttcaatccctggccttgctcagtgggttaaggatccggcgttgccgtcagctgtggtgtgggtcgagtatgtggtttggatcctgcattgctatggctctggtgtaggctggcagctacagctccgattcgacccccagcctgggaacctccatatgccgtgggagcagcccaagaaatggcaaaaaaagacaaaaaaaatattttttttctacactccaaaattgtttaaataaataatcatttctagtattttcatggtttttcattctttaaacttAATCCTTCAACCTATCAGGAATGTATTTTGCCATGTAGTTTCAGGTGTAGCTTCCTCCCGCCAAATGAGAAACTCCTTGTCTTAATGCCATTTGTTGAATAATGTGCCCTTTCAAACTGACTTAAATCCCTTTCTTGTCATAAACTAAATTCTGTATATACCTGAGCCTGTTTGGGTCCTTCTATTCCATTCCTTGGCATTTCCCTGACCATTCCTGCTGTTTCGTTACCCTACAGATCCTGTATTAAAAGTCACTCTAGCAGTGTCTGATCTTCAGAAGTCCTTGAACTACTGGTCTAATCTACTGGGaatgaaaatttatgaaaaagatgaaaagacgcAAAGGGCTTTGCTGGGCTATGCTGATAACCAGGTGAGCGATCTCTTGGAGGGAAATAAACTGTTATTTTGAGTTTGGCTTGTAAATGAGGTTCCCATGAAGGTTATTCCCATAGTTCTTTCATAGTGATtccatatttaaaacagaaagaagaatataaaaatggacGATACGCTCACCAGCCAGATATTACCTTTGTTTATATTTGGAGCTCTGTCCCTTTCTGAAATGGATTTCCTGAATCAGAAGAGATGTAGACAAGATTTCATGCTGTCGTGATAAtctgtttccctctttttttcccctgataacCTTGCATTTGAGCATGATTTATTGACCCAGCAGGTCTGCccctaggatttcttttttttttttttttttttttttttgcctttttagggccacatttgcggcacattgaagttcccaggcaaggggttgaatcaaagctacagctgccgacctacaccacagccacagcaacaccagatccaagccatgtctgcgacctacatcagacCCATTAATGgaagccaggactcaaacctgcaccctcatggatactagtcagattctttcctgcttcaccacaaggggaactcctgctcctaGGAATTTATTTTGCAGACATACTTATCATACATGTGCACAAAGAAGTGTCTATGAGGTTATCTTTTGTGGCattgtttttaatagcaaaatgtaagaaataagccatggagttcccgtcatggcgccatggaagcgaatccgactaggaaccatgaggttataggtttgatccctggggtcgctcagtgagttaaggatctggcattgccatgagctgtggtgtaggttgcagacacgactaggatctggtgttgctgtggctgtggtgtaggccggcagctgtagctctaattagaccactagcctgggaatctccatattcggGAGTggtccaaaaaaaaggaaaagaaataacccAAACGCCCTATGGACACAAGGACTAGTTCAATGATTTATGGTTCATCCATAGAATAGATTACTAagcagccatcaaaaagaacaagagaGTTTTTATGTGCTGATAGGATAACATTAACTGGATAAAAACAAAGGACAGAATAATGCATAAAGTATGCTACCATCtgtgtaataaaaaaaagtgcCATAGATCTAAAAGATATATAGGAAACTGCTGACTGGTTGCCTCTGGATGAGAGTAGGAGAAAGCCTTAATTTTTACCTTACTCCTTTAGCATAGTTTGAgttttgtggggggtttttttggttttgggtttttttcaccACATAACctgtttcaaaaaataaaagacaaaaaaaaaaaaaaaaaaaaaagaaaaaaaggggttcccatcatggcgcagtggttaatgagtccgactaggaaccatgaggttgtgggttccatccctgcccttgctcagtgggttaaggatccggcgttgccgtgagctgtggtgcaggtcgcagacgcggctcggatcccccgttgctgtggctctggcgtaggctggcagctcagttctgattacacccctagcctgggaacctccatatgctgtgggagcggcccaagaaatggcaaaaagacaaaaaaaaaaagaaagaaaaaaaaaataagcctattttctcatgtcttttcAGTGTAAGCTGGAGCTACAGGGCATCCAAGGGGCAGTTGATCATGCAGCAGCTTTTGGACGAATTGCCTTTTCTTGCCCCCAGAAAGAGGTAATGCTTGGTACCAGGTCTTTGTTTAATCTCTGTGGGTAGCTGGTTCAAACAGCTAAGACCCTTGGCCCTTCCTTCTCTGGGTTCGTGCTGATCGTGGCTGTGGTATCAAGTTCAGCAGTTGTGTCAAGAGCAGCTGAGATAATAAAATCAAACAAGTGGCGCCAGGGTTCTTTCTGGTTGATCTGAGGTTCCTCCAGGGCTGCCAAGGACCTCAGCTGAGAGTGGCGTGTGACCCCTTGCTcactttgcctttttgttttcctcaagTTGCCAGAATTAGAAGACTTGATGAAAAGGGAGAACCAGAAGATTCTGACTCCCCTGGTGAGCCTGGACACTCCGGGGAAAGCAACGGTGCAAGTCGTCATTCTGGCTGACCCTGTAAGTATTACTCAGAACGGGGACACGCTGCACCAGGGCTTTCTTCTGAGGTCTCTTTTggccacatttttttctctttattgctgTAGGATGGACACGAAATTTGCTTTGTGGGGGACGAAGCATTTCGAGAACTCTCTAAGATGGATCCAGGGGGAAGCAAATTACTGGATGACGTGAGTCTCGTTTCTAAATGTATATGACCTTTGGCCCAAGGGGGTGGTATTCATGTCGGCAGAGAAGAGCCGAGGTATCGGGGTTCTTACTGTCAGAAGTGTGTCTTCTTGCTGTTAGGGTGACTTTTGAGCCAGAGACTTGTGTCAACTTCATTGCAGCATCTGTGCCTTGCCTCCAGCTCCGGCTGCCTTGGGGAACCATTGCTGCCACATACGTCACTGTTCTGCTGGGTGAACAGAGGCCTGCACACCTCTGTTCCCTGAGCTCTTTCGGTCGTCTGGGCTCCGATCTGCAGCACTGGCCTCTTCCTTTCTAGCAAATTGTTCTCATCAACATGCAAACGAACTCCAGGATCTCCCATCTTTTAGAAATCTTTTATTCACCCCACATCCCTTCTCaagacttcttttaaaaaatctgtttgaatactgttttttttttttttttggtctttttgccttttctagggccgttcctgcggcatatggaggttcccaggctaggggtcagttggagctgttgctgccagcctatgccagagccacagcaatgccagatctgagccgcatcttcaacctacaccacagctgacggcaacaccagatccttaacccactgagcgacgccagggatcgaacccacaagctcatggttcctagtcggattcattaaccactgagccatgacggaaactcctgaataCTGTTTCTACTCTGACCTCCCACTCATGCTTTCTGTCCTGCACTGGCTCCGGTCACACGGTGCAGCGCTCGCATGGAGTCATCAGTGACCTCCCTCTTACCAAATCCAGCAGCCGTTTTTCCATCCTCATTGAACACAGTCTTTGAGCAGCATCCAAAGCAACTGTTCAGTGATGGACCCCAGCTTGCAGCACACCCCTGGTGGGTGGTGGACACTCAGGGCATACTCTGGTGGTGATTAATGGAATGAATTAATCTGCCTTGGTTTTGTCCCTTAGTATCTATGTGACCGACTGTAAGAAATTTACCTCAGGTCTCTAAAActgcagttttctcatctgaaaatttGAGGGAATAAGATGGTCcacctcataggattgttgtgtGGTTTATAGAGCTTGGCAAACTACTGACATAGTAACGGACACTCAACTGATGTCAATTAAAGCAGGAAATGTACGAAGATAAAGCAGTCACCAATTTCGCCATCAAGGAAAGTAGAATCTCAGGCAGCCTCTCTGTTGGCAAGTTTGTTGGACtctcttcttcttgctttttcaTGTCTCAGACCAGCTGCCTTCTCTTCAGAGCTCTCTTCTCCTTCAGTGTCAGAGACCCTATCTTCTTGTCTCTCTGACGGCTCCCCACCAGCCACAGGCACCTTTTTCTGTGACTGATCCTGCAGTGACTTTGCCCACAGTCCCTCTTTGGCTGTCTTTTACTCTGTCATTatatgttctttctcttctcccactCTGGCTGCCTCTGCCCTGAGCTTCAGCCCCCGTCTATTCTCAACGTCCTGATCTCTAGTTCCTACTCCCCACCGAGCTCCAAACAAgcatttttgtttggttgttgttattgaggtaaaatacacatagaatTTAAGTGTACGGAAATTTACTGTCACCGCGATGCGTTTTGACAGTTATATATATTCATGCAAACAATACTCAAAATATAGagcattttcattccttttttttcttcttcttttttagggctgcacacgcgacatgtggaagttcccagtctaggggtcagattggagctgcagcttccagcctgcaccagagccacagtaacatgggatccatactgcatctgcgacctacaccacagctcacggcaacgctggatacataacccactgtcgaggccagggatcaaacccaagtcctcatggatgctagttgggtttgttaccactgagctgcaacggaAACTCCATTTTTATCCTTATAGAAAGTTCTCTGATGCCCATTTCTAgttcccagcccctcctgccagcAGCAGCTACTTTTCTGATTCTTATCATATTAATTTTATCTATCCTTGTACTTTGTAGAAGTGGAATGGCTTCTTTCAGTCaacgtaactttttttttctgagtggtATTCAATTTTATGAATGTGACaacttgcttatccattcttctaaTGGTAGACACTGGAATTTTCCCAGGTTTTTATTTATGATAAAGGAAGATTTATGTGAATATTCTCATGTAAATCTTGTGGAGGTATggttcatttctcttgggtaaatacctgggaatggaattgcttttcctttctaagaaactgccaaacagtTGTCCAAAGCAATTGAACGATTTTACACTCTTATCAGCCATGTACGTACGTAAGAGTTCCAGCTGCTCTGGGTCCTCACCAACATCTGTggtttgcggggggggggggggctatttTAGTACATGGAAAATGAtgtctcattattatttttttttttttttcctttttagggccatacccacagcatatggaggttcccaggctaggggttgaatcagagctacagctgccagcctaggctacagccacagcaatgtggggtccaagccgcatctgtgacccttaccacacacagctcacggcaaagccagatccttaacccactgagcaaagccagggatcaaacctgcatcctcatggatcctagtcagttttgttaacctctgagccatgaagggaactcctcattgtgattttaatttgcatttccctgatgactagtcatactgagcatcttttcatgtgtttattggttatgtgaattatatgttcaagtcttttgtaTGTGTCTTTCcataatagatttatttttaatatttcatgattGGAGTTCTCCTGtcactcattaggttaaggacctggcacttaTCTCtgataggtttgatccctgacccgggaacttccatatgccaggggcacagccaaaaacactCCACGAAATTTCATGATTAAAAGTTCCAAaaattggagtttctgttgtgactcagcgggttacgaacccgactagtatccaggaggatgtgggtttgatccatggccctgctcagtgggttaaggatccagcgttcccatgagctgtgacatGGGTAACAGATGGCGTttgaatccctcattgctgtggctgctgcatagGCAGGCAGTTGCAGATCCAATtcggacccctatcctgggaacttacatatgctgcaggtgcagtggtaaaaaaccaaaaatgaaaagaagaagttccaaacatggagttcctgctgtggcgcaatgggattggcggcgtctctggagcactgggatgcagatttgatccccggcccagcaaagtggttaaagatccagagatgctgccacTGCGGcggcttaggttgagactgcggcccagatctgatccctggcccaggaactccatatgccgtggggtagccaaaaaagaaaaaaaaaaattccgaaTACATACAGGAGAGTACACAGATCTCTATGTGACTGTCACTAATCAACTCTGCTATaatttttcatcattctttttcagCCCACTTTTTTTGGGAGGGGTAGTTTGTCGAAGAATTCTAAGGGAAATTGAAGATACCATGTCATTTCAACCCTAAATACTTcaatattttacacattttaagatgacctaaaaagtgaaaattaggGAATTTTCTgatataccatttttttttaatatataccatATTGACatcattatactttaaaaaaacttcaacAGTATATCcttggaggtcccatcatggctcagtggctaacgaatccgactaggaaccatgaggttgcgggttcagtccctgcccttgctcagtgggtaaaggatccggcgttgccgtgagctgtggtgtagattcagagatgcagctcagatctcacgttgctgtggctgtggtgtaggcccgcagctgcagccccaattccacccctagcctgggaacttccacgagtgtggccctaaaaacacaacaaccaaaaaacGGCTCTTTGCTGGATGAATATCTTTTGTTAATTTCTTGATTGTGGACAGAGTGCAGTGAAGTACAAATTGGacagtatgttttattttatgaacttggaataaataaataattccaatTCTGTTTCTATAGGCAATGGCAGAAGACAAAAGTGATGAATGGTTTGCCGAACGAAATAAGCCAAAGGCTTCAGGTTAAGAGAAGGTACCATGTGAAACAAGCATTTGGGATTCTGCCGAATGCCTGTGAGGCCTGACGTGTGCCCTATGTGATAAACACTCTCCCAGCTTGATTGTTTCCCGTGCAGCCAAGGAGGCTGGGGTGGTggagatttgcatttctaatatgTGAGAGCTCTGatatattttagagagaaaatcAGTCCATTTAGAGGAGAACTCTGGCCGTTACCTACACTGTCCCTGCAAAGGGCACATTCTGTATGTGACTATATTAGATTAATAATAAATTCTCCGGCCTGGGGCAGCTCTATGGAACATTACCTATGTTGGGGATAGAGTGAGTTTTGATAAGAATGTAGATTCAATGAGAATCCAGATCAGTTGCATATAGCAGGAGTATTTCCAACACCTGATTGACGCTCCCACATTCCTTGCTTTCAAATTTTGAGCAGCCAGAGAAAACAGACAGAAGGATCTAAGGTGCTGCATTTCCCCGTGCCTGGCtctctgtgtggtttttttgtttttgtttttatgtatatacGTCTTCATAAGAAAATGTTAGATTTCTTAGAAATGGGTTAGGTGGTTTCTTCAGCttgaaaattaaagtatattttcttgttttctgtttgatTCTGCAGAACAAGTCCATTTTAATCACTGGAAATAAATTAAGCTGGGCatattatgaaatgtattttgaaattatgCTTCTGAAATCAAGCTGCTCACAACCAGTCCATTAGACTCATTATTTAAAGTGGTGGCCATCGACAGAATAATTTAAATCAaccatgatagaaaaaataaaaaccttaaaaaaattaaataaaaatttttaaaaaatgaaatgaggtgGTGGCCAGGTTCAAACTTCAGGAAACAAACAGAGGAGATGGGAAAGGGTTGACCCAGAAGGTACTAGCTCCTGCATCATACACCTGAAAGGACTTGTAAGTCAGGACCTCCGCTCTTCTCCCTTGCTGGCAAGGTGGGGTATGGAAATTTCAGAGCAAGTTTCTGCTCACCTTCTGATAGGGTGATCTTACCTTccctgagagggaaaaaaaatcctttcccaGCTCCTCAGCATTTTTCATTCAGCTTAAATTCTCTTGGTAACTATTTATGAGTTTCAAAGCCAACCAAACTATATATgttcctgtatatatatatactggttCACTTTTTTCCTGTGTGTGGGGAAATTACTGTATGAATTTTGACTAGGtcctcaggctaagggtccaattggagctacagctgccagcctgtgccgtagccacagcaatgccaga includes these proteins:
- the GLOD4 gene encoding glyoxalase domain-containing protein 4, with the protein product MATRRALHFVFKVGNRFQTAYFYRDVLGMKILRHEEFDEGCKAACNGPYDGKWSKTMVGFGPEDDHFVAELTYNYGIGNYKLGNDFMGITLASSQAVSNARKLEWPLSEVAEGVYETEAPGGYKFYLQNCSPPRSDPVLKVTLAVSDLQKSLNYWSNLLGMKIYEKDEKTQRALLGYADNQCKLELQGIQGAVDHAAAFGRIAFSCPQKELPELEDLMKRENQKILTPLVSLDTPGKATVQVVILADPDGHEICFVGDEAFRELSKMDPGGSKLLDDAMAEDKSDEWFAERNKPKASG